A single window of Aneurinibacillus sp. REN35 DNA harbors:
- a CDS encoding LytR/AlgR family response regulator transcription factor has protein sequence MDDEAPARSELRYLLEQYEDIEVTGEATNGEEALEIITDLQPDVVFLDIHLHDMEGITVAQQLQQASISASIVYATAYDSYALQAFETEATDYLLKPFNEERLDKTIERLRKRIKEEKSASLSPSLPLESTLRQIAETIGPVARSFSAYTRIPVEKATSVAFVNIEEIVYASAEGRTARIFTKHENYVTSFSLQDLEKKLPSDRFYRIHRTYIVNLHRIIEFIPWFKGAVQVRIDDEEETVLPVSRTLVKELKIRLGF, from the coding sequence GTGGACGACGAAGCACCAGCTCGCTCTGAGCTGCGTTATTTGCTTGAACAATACGAAGATATTGAAGTAACAGGGGAAGCCACAAATGGTGAGGAAGCATTAGAGATCATCACGGACTTGCAGCCTGATGTCGTATTCCTTGATATTCACCTTCATGATATGGAAGGCATCACCGTTGCCCAGCAATTACAACAAGCAAGCATATCAGCATCGATCGTATATGCTACCGCTTATGATTCATACGCCCTGCAAGCATTCGAGACGGAGGCGACAGATTATCTGCTTAAACCATTCAATGAAGAACGATTGGACAAAACGATCGAACGCCTGCGCAAACGAATCAAAGAAGAGAAGAGTGCATCTCTGTCCCCTTCTCTTCCGCTTGAATCTACGCTGCGCCAAATCGCTGAGACAATAGGGCCTGTGGCCAGATCATTTTCAGCATATACCCGCATTCCTGTGGAAAAAGCAACGAGCGTGGCCTTTGTCAACATCGAAGAAATCGTGTACGCATCGGCTGAGGGCCGTACGGCAAGAATTTTTACCAAGCATGAGAATTATGTAACATCCTTTTCACTGCAGGATTTAGAGAAGAAATTGCCAAGCGACCGCTTTTATCGGATTCATCGTACATACATTGTTAATTTGCATCGTATCATTGAATTTATTCCCTGGTTCAAAGGTGCGGTTCAAGTGCGGATTGATGATGAAGAAGAAACGGTACTCCCTGTAAGTCGTACGCTTGTCAAAGAATTAAAAATTCGTCTTGGATTTTAG
- a CDS encoding nicotinate phosphoribosyltransferase yields the protein MKNLTMSTDLYQINMMYAYYKKGIDSQRTVFDVFFRKAPCGSGYAIFAGLEQVLEYIENIQFTEDDIAYLKSVYPYEEAFLDRLRAFRFTGNIAAMKEGTVAFPGEPLIRVEAPICEAQLIETAMLTIINHQTLIATKAARIVGAAKGDTILEFGLRRAQGTEAGYYGARAAYIGGVHATSNIMAGRDFDIPVKGTHAHSFVQIFEHEFDAFTAYSEAFPDETVLLVDTYDTLGVGIPHAIRLGLEMKEKGRKLLGIRLDSGDLAYLSKKARKMLDEAGLQDVAIVASSDLDEKLIQDLKNQEAQISIWGVGTNLITSYDCPALGGVYKLAAVEKDGVWQPRLKISENPTKITNPGYKQVIRFYDRDTDKPLGDLIALKEETIPEDNITMFHPLFPHKRKVIRNYRMEMLLEPVIEQGQICYTAPSLTNIRAYAKEQLDHLSPEIKRLVNPHEYHVDLSQKLWDLKQSLIHKERE from the coding sequence ATGAAGAACTTAACGATGAGTACGGATTTATACCAGATTAATATGATGTATGCCTATTATAAAAAGGGAATAGACAGCCAGCGTACGGTGTTTGACGTATTTTTCCGCAAAGCTCCTTGTGGCAGTGGCTATGCGATTTTTGCCGGGCTTGAACAGGTGCTTGAATACATTGAGAACATTCAATTTACAGAAGATGATATCGCTTATTTAAAAAGCGTATATCCGTATGAAGAAGCATTTCTTGATAGGCTGCGGGCGTTCCGCTTTACAGGGAATATAGCGGCGATGAAAGAAGGAACCGTTGCCTTTCCGGGTGAGCCGCTGATTCGCGTGGAAGCGCCAATCTGCGAAGCACAATTGATCGAGACAGCGATGCTGACGATCATCAACCATCAGACGTTAATCGCCACCAAAGCTGCCCGGATCGTTGGCGCGGCCAAAGGAGATACGATTCTTGAATTCGGATTGCGCCGCGCTCAGGGTACGGAAGCAGGCTATTATGGGGCAAGAGCGGCCTACATTGGAGGCGTTCATGCGACATCGAATATTATGGCAGGCCGCGATTTTGATATTCCGGTCAAGGGAACGCATGCCCACAGTTTTGTCCAGATTTTCGAGCACGAATTCGACGCGTTTACAGCATACAGCGAAGCATTTCCGGACGAGACGGTGCTTTTGGTGGATACATACGATACATTAGGCGTTGGTATTCCGCATGCAATCCGACTGGGCTTAGAGATGAAGGAGAAGGGAAGAAAGCTGCTCGGCATTCGCCTAGATTCGGGGGACCTCGCCTACCTTTCCAAAAAAGCGCGCAAAATGCTGGACGAGGCCGGACTGCAGGACGTTGCGATTGTCGCATCAAGCGATCTTGATGAAAAGCTAATTCAGGACTTAAAAAACCAGGAAGCGCAAATTTCAATTTGGGGAGTAGGTACCAACTTAATTACGTCGTATGATTGCCCGGCGCTTGGTGGTGTCTATAAGCTGGCTGCAGTAGAGAAGGATGGAGTGTGGCAGCCGCGTCTTAAAATTTCGGAGAATCCGACCAAGATTACAAACCCTGGCTATAAGCAGGTCATTCGTTTTTATGACCGTGATACAGATAAGCCATTGGGTGATCTGATAGCGCTAAAAGAAGAAACAATCCCGGAAGATAACATCACGATGTTTCATCCGCTCTTTCCGCATAAACGCAAGGTCATTCGCAATTACCGAATGGAAATGCTCCTTGAGCCAGTTATTGAGCAGGGGCAGATCTGTTATACGGCGCCGTCGCTTACAAACATTCGTGCCTATGCCAAGGAGCAGTTGGATCATCTTTCGCCAGAGATTAAGCGGCTTGTGAATCCGCATGAATACCATGTTGATTTGAGTCAAAAGCTTTGGGATTTGAAGCAGAGTTTAATCCATAAAGAAAGGGAATAG
- the yqeH gene encoding ribosome biogenesis GTPase YqeH: MDKEEFEQYCAGCGVAIQTEDKNKVGYTPPQAVEKDTIICQRCYRIKHYNEASTVTLGDDDFVRILNGIGDTKALVVQVVDIFDFNGSWLRGLPRFVGGNPILLVGNKVDLLPKNVNRNRLVNWMRKSASELGLKPLDVILVSARKGEGIDRLVAAMNEYRKGRDIYVVGVTNVGKSSLINRLLTQFGESEMEITTSQFPGTTLDVIEIPLDDTSALYDTPGIVNRDQLVHKVAPKELKLVMPDKPIKPKTYQLNAEQTLFVGGLARVDFIKGERQPFVFYVSNQLNLHRTKLANADELYAKHKGEMLTPPGRDAAELIEWEKFTFKVPAGRHDIVISGLGWIALHGKGANVEVHVPKGVAAGIRPSLI, translated from the coding sequence ATGGATAAGGAAGAATTCGAACAATATTGTGCTGGCTGCGGCGTAGCCATCCAAACGGAAGATAAAAATAAGGTAGGCTATACGCCGCCGCAAGCAGTAGAGAAGGATACGATTATATGCCAGCGCTGTTACCGTATTAAGCATTATAACGAAGCATCTACCGTTACGCTTGGTGATGATGACTTTGTACGTATTTTAAACGGGATTGGCGATACGAAGGCGCTGGTTGTTCAAGTCGTGGATATTTTCGACTTTAACGGAAGCTGGCTTCGTGGATTACCGAGATTTGTGGGCGGCAATCCGATTCTGCTCGTCGGTAACAAGGTTGACTTGCTGCCTAAGAATGTGAACCGAAACCGTCTTGTAAATTGGATGCGCAAATCAGCCTCAGAACTTGGTCTCAAGCCGCTTGATGTCATATTGGTGAGCGCACGCAAGGGTGAAGGGATAGACCGACTGGTTGCGGCAATGAACGAATACCGTAAGGGTCGGGATATTTATGTTGTCGGGGTCACGAATGTAGGTAAGTCATCTCTTATTAACCGGCTGCTAACACAGTTCGGTGAATCGGAGATGGAGATTACTACGTCTCAGTTCCCTGGTACGACGCTTGATGTAATTGAGATTCCGCTTGATGATACCTCAGCATTGTATGATACGCCTGGGATTGTGAATCGAGATCAGTTGGTGCACAAAGTAGCGCCTAAAGAGCTGAAGCTTGTCATGCCGGATAAGCCGATTAAGCCGAAAACATACCAATTGAATGCAGAACAGACGTTGTTTGTTGGCGGATTGGCTCGGGTTGACTTCATTAAGGGTGAACGGCAGCCATTCGTATTCTATGTATCAAATCAGCTCAATTTACACCGGACAAAGCTTGCTAACGCAGATGAACTGTATGCTAAGCATAAAGGTGAGATGCTCACTCCACCAGGACGGGACGCTGCCGAGTTGATTGAGTGGGAGAAATTCACATTTAAAGTCCCGGCAGGAAGACATGATATTGTTATCTCTGGCTTAGGATGGATCGCGCTGCATGGCAAGGGGGCCAACGTAGAGGTGCATGTGCCAAAAGGCGTTGCTGCCGGTATACGTCCTTCGCTTATATAG
- the yhbY gene encoding ribosome assembly RNA-binding protein YhbY, producing MLTGKQKRHLRSLAHHLNPIFQVGKGGVNENLIKQVEETLEVRELLKISILNNCLEDKEEVAQAIASGSGAEIVQIIGSTIVLYKESKEHKTIELPR from the coding sequence ATGTTAACAGGAAAACAAAAGCGTCATCTTCGTTCCTTGGCGCATCATCTCAATCCTATTTTTCAAGTGGGAAAAGGCGGCGTGAACGAAAACTTAATCAAACAGGTGGAAGAGACCCTAGAAGTCCGCGAGTTGTTAAAAATTTCGATATTAAATAATTGTCTTGAGGATAAAGAGGAGGTCGCTCAGGCGATCGCTTCTGGAAGCGGTGCGGAGATTGTACAAATCATCGGAAGTACGATCGTGCTGTATAAAGAATCCAAGGAACATAAGACGA
- a CDS encoding YqeG family HAD IIIA-type phosphatase produces MFYSLLLPDLYVESVYDIDLDELKQRGIKGIITDLDNTLIEWDRPDATPELVKWMKELKEQGFSVTIVSNNRKTRVSKVAEPLGVPFIHQAKKPTTAAFRRATRQMELSVHETVVIGDQLFTDVLGGKRMGFYTILVVPVAQSDGIVTRFNRRMEKVALHWMRKRGKIPWEDRNG; encoded by the coding sequence ATGTTTTACTCATTATTGTTGCCGGATCTTTATGTGGAGTCCGTGTACGATATTGACCTGGACGAGCTCAAGCAGCGCGGTATTAAGGGGATTATTACAGATCTGGACAACACACTGATTGAATGGGATCGTCCTGATGCAACCCCCGAACTTGTAAAATGGATGAAAGAGCTCAAAGAGCAGGGATTCTCTGTGACCATCGTGTCAAATAACAGAAAAACCCGCGTATCCAAAGTAGCAGAGCCGCTCGGAGTTCCGTTCATTCATCAAGCCAAAAAGCCGACAACGGCTGCCTTTCGTCGGGCTACACGGCAGATGGAGTTGTCCGTGCATGAGACCGTCGTGATTGGAGATCAACTATTTACTGACGTTTTGGGCGGGAAGCGAATGGGCTTCTACACCATCCTCGTGGTTCCAGTTGCACAGAGTGACGGGATTGTTACCCGTTTTAATCGGAGAATGGAAAAAGTCGCATTACACTGGATGCGAAAACGCGGGAAAATTCCGTGGGAGGATCGAAATGGATAA
- the aroE gene encoding shikimate dehydrogenase, with amino-acid sequence MNSQTVLTGLFGRPVGHSLSPLMHNRAFAECGMNYRYAAFDIAPEQVGEAVVAIRALGLRGVNVTIPYKVTVMDYLDEVDEEAKVIGAVNTIVNDGGKLIGYNTDGRGYVRSLIEETGIDLAEQSAMLLGAGGAARGVAVALLRAGLSSLIIVNRTEEKAEQLAEQLRMLHPEAQIMSLPMKKAKETLAGCTLLVQTTSIGMHPNTGLSPIASEALHEGLLVSDLIYNPLETRLLRDAKEKGARIHHGLGMFIYQGALSFEYWTGQAAPIQVMRDTVAEALYGRKE; translated from the coding sequence ATGAACAGTCAGACAGTATTGACTGGGTTGTTTGGCCGACCGGTAGGACACTCCCTGTCGCCTTTGATGCATAATCGGGCCTTTGCTGAATGCGGAATGAATTACCGGTATGCTGCATTCGATATTGCGCCAGAGCAGGTGGGTGAAGCGGTAGTCGCTATTCGTGCGCTCGGTCTGCGTGGAGTGAATGTTACGATTCCGTATAAAGTTACAGTGATGGATTATTTGGATGAAGTGGATGAAGAAGCAAAAGTAATTGGTGCTGTCAACACGATTGTTAATGATGGCGGGAAGCTGATTGGATACAATACGGATGGACGCGGGTATGTCCGCTCCCTTATCGAAGAGACGGGCATTGATCTGGCGGAACAATCCGCTATGCTGCTCGGAGCGGGTGGCGCCGCCCGTGGGGTAGCAGTGGCACTGCTTCGGGCTGGGCTCTCGTCGCTTATCATCGTAAATCGTACAGAAGAGAAGGCCGAGCAATTGGCTGAGCAGCTTCGTATGCTGCATCCCGAAGCGCAGATTATGTCATTGCCGATGAAAAAGGCGAAAGAGACTCTTGCGGGTTGTACGCTGCTTGTTCAGACGACATCGATTGGTATGCATCCGAATACAGGGCTAAGTCCGATTGCATCTGAAGCGCTACATGAAGGCTTGCTCGTAAGCGATTTGATCTATAATCCGCTAGAGACACGCCTGCTGCGTGATGCAAAGGAAAAGGGTGCTCGCATCCATCATGGTCTTGGTATGTTCATTTATCAGGGTGCATTAAGCTTCGAATATTGGACCGGACAGGCAGCACCCATTCAGGTCATGCGTGATACTGTAGCTGAAGCCCTGTACGGACGGAAAGAATAA
- a CDS encoding LytS/YhcK type 5TM receptor domain-containing protein, with amino-acid sequence MPLLHPLFIDLAERTATLVVLAFFLSRFRFFRRMLRRTDGPRDKIITIIVCTLIGIYGTYAAIPIEGALANSRVIGPIMAGLLGGPLVGTVTGLLAGLHRYSLGGFTDLACAVSTTTEGLLAGLVYLRYHQRSMHWGTAWMVGFIAEGIQMLLILAIATPFTDALRLVEIIALPMMLVNASAIALFIMIVQVAKAEEERIGSMQAQRALQIADITLPILRQGLNEQSAEKTAQVIYNQTETAAVAITDKERILAHIGAGSSHHYKGTPLQTEATLEVLQTQRMLWAHNKEEIGCSSKDCSLHSAIIVPLTKKEATVGTLKLYFERQHEVSIVHWELARGLAQLFSTQLEIADLEQQASLLADAEIRALHAQINPHFLFNALNTISSFIRTKPETARRLIVNLAEFFRRNLHQGDRMITVEEEMKHVEAYLEIEQARFGNKLLVETDIQPDAWKQVIPGLILQPIVENAIKHGLLPKKEGGTVQIYIGKENNALTIRVSDNGVGLASQSPPRPLSGIGLANVRSRLHALYGKPYDLMIGPGTDGGTVCTLTMPWEERNVS; translated from the coding sequence ATGCCGCTGCTTCATCCTCTGTTTATCGATCTGGCCGAACGAACCGCAACCCTTGTCGTTCTGGCCTTCTTTCTCTCTCGCTTTCGTTTCTTCCGTCGCATGCTGCGGCGTACAGATGGACCGCGTGATAAAATTATTACAATCATAGTATGTACACTTATCGGAATTTACGGCACCTATGCAGCCATTCCGATCGAAGGCGCACTTGCAAACTCGCGTGTCATCGGTCCGATTATGGCGGGGCTTCTCGGAGGCCCGCTCGTCGGTACTGTGACCGGACTCTTGGCCGGATTACACCGGTATTCGCTCGGTGGATTTACCGATTTGGCCTGCGCGGTATCCACGACGACAGAAGGACTGCTGGCCGGACTGGTCTATCTCAGATATCATCAGCGCTCTATGCATTGGGGTACAGCCTGGATGGTCGGCTTCATTGCCGAAGGAATACAAATGCTCCTTATTCTCGCCATCGCCACACCTTTTACAGATGCGCTCCGCCTTGTCGAAATTATTGCACTCCCGATGATGCTCGTCAATGCTTCGGCTATCGCTCTGTTTATTATGATCGTACAAGTGGCCAAAGCCGAGGAAGAAAGAATAGGGTCCATGCAGGCGCAGCGCGCGCTGCAAATCGCGGACATTACCCTCCCTATCCTGCGCCAAGGACTCAATGAACAATCCGCCGAAAAAACGGCACAAGTAATCTATAACCAAACAGAAACAGCAGCCGTCGCCATTACCGATAAAGAACGTATTCTCGCACATATCGGAGCCGGCAGCAGCCATCACTACAAAGGCACTCCCCTACAGACGGAAGCAACGCTTGAAGTGCTGCAAACCCAGCGAATGCTATGGGCTCATAATAAGGAAGAAATTGGATGCAGCAGCAAAGACTGCTCGCTTCATTCCGCTATCATTGTGCCTCTAACCAAAAAAGAAGCCACTGTTGGTACCTTAAAGCTTTATTTTGAGCGGCAGCATGAAGTATCCATCGTCCATTGGGAACTGGCACGCGGGCTCGCCCAATTATTCTCTACCCAGCTTGAGATCGCAGATTTAGAACAGCAAGCATCCCTTCTGGCCGATGCGGAAATTCGAGCGCTGCATGCACAGATCAATCCGCATTTTTTGTTTAATGCGCTTAACACTATTTCTTCTTTTATCCGTACAAAACCTGAAACCGCCCGCAGACTGATTGTGAATCTCGCTGAGTTCTTCAGGCGCAATCTTCATCAGGGGGATAGGATGATTACAGTAGAAGAAGAGATGAAGCATGTAGAAGCTTACTTAGAGATCGAGCAGGCCCGGTTTGGCAATAAACTATTGGTAGAAACAGACATTCAACCGGATGCATGGAAACAAGTCATTCCCGGCCTTATTTTGCAGCCTATTGTCGAGAACGCTATTAAACACGGCCTGCTGCCCAAAAAAGAGGGTGGAACCGTACAAATCTATATTGGCAAAGAAAACAACGCTCTTACGATTCGGGTATCTGATAACGGGGTGGGACTCGCATCTCAATCCCCGCCACGTCCTCTATCCGGAATTGGCCTTGCCAACGTCCGGAGCCGCCTTCATGCGCTATATGGCAAGCCATATGACTTAATGATTGGTCCAGGCACGGATGGCGGCACTGTTTGTACGCTTACTATGCCATGGGAAGAAAGGAATGTGTCATAA
- a CDS encoding DUF6612 family protein: protein MKKGKVAAAGMLGLAMLMGTPAVNVLAASPATAVQQQTDSVTRGEFFAMLAQAVDLPNATKTQRTYKDIVQGSELGRIVGKLQGAGVLNGYQDGTIRPSNALKAGEAIALIGGALGIPNQPVPGATSPLPSKHWASNVAGWLAEANIEYDWNNLERTLSKQEAQALIQKILSTSSEAKKLFEESNKAQQDVKSFRMNGTMSYNMKFTKDAFADMSAEEQAVLKSMTGKGISIGIDGAFVMPDSMYMKMKMDMPVPGMGAMDMEQYMIGKDMYMKMPDTGADASANPSGWMKMPNAFPMDMKAMMEQQMSGIPPQLEKKLFYRALGNEQLAFQGRIDKLTDLLPMMGGMQGMEEVTESLTEAENVIGPIYMQGVMKLDPKTKMPTATNIQIVVSFKEGQEDMPIQQMMLTQKLTYSDYNGNVKVELPEAAKNAKEMPVPEEAEKK, encoded by the coding sequence ATGAAAAAGGGAAAAGTTGCAGCAGCAGGAATGTTAGGGCTTGCCATGCTCATGGGAACACCAGCAGTAAATGTGCTGGCCGCATCGCCTGCCACGGCTGTACAACAACAGACAGATTCAGTTACACGGGGTGAATTCTTCGCCATGCTTGCACAGGCTGTTGATCTGCCGAACGCAACAAAGACACAGCGTACATATAAAGATATCGTGCAGGGCAGTGAACTCGGTCGAATTGTCGGCAAGCTTCAGGGTGCAGGTGTATTGAATGGCTACCAAGACGGGACGATCCGCCCAAGCAATGCTCTGAAGGCAGGCGAAGCAATCGCACTGATTGGTGGGGCGCTTGGCATTCCGAATCAGCCAGTACCTGGCGCTACCTCGCCGCTACCAAGCAAGCACTGGGCAAGCAATGTAGCCGGTTGGCTTGCTGAGGCGAATATAGAGTACGACTGGAACAATTTAGAACGCACGTTGAGCAAGCAGGAAGCTCAGGCGTTAATTCAAAAGATCCTATCCACTTCAAGCGAAGCGAAGAAGCTTTTTGAAGAAAGCAATAAAGCACAGCAGGATGTAAAATCATTTCGTATGAATGGAACCATGTCATACAATATGAAGTTTACGAAAGATGCATTCGCTGACATGTCGGCTGAAGAACAGGCAGTACTTAAAAGCATGACAGGTAAGGGGATATCCATAGGTATTGACGGAGCTTTTGTTATGCCTGATTCGATGTATATGAAGATGAAGATGGATATGCCAGTTCCGGGTATGGGTGCCATGGACATGGAGCAGTATATGATTGGCAAGGATATGTATATGAAGATGCCGGATACAGGAGCAGACGCTTCGGCGAATCCATCTGGATGGATGAAGATGCCAAATGCATTTCCAATGGATATGAAAGCCATGATGGAGCAGCAAATGTCCGGTATTCCTCCGCAACTGGAGAAGAAATTATTCTACCGTGCACTTGGCAATGAGCAGTTGGCCTTCCAAGGAAGAATTGATAAGTTAACGGATCTTCTGCCGATGATGGGTGGAATGCAGGGAATGGAAGAGGTGACAGAATCGCTTACAGAAGCGGAAAATGTCATTGGCCCGATCTATATGCAGGGTGTAATGAAGCTTGATCCGAAAACAAAAATGCCAACAGCAACGAACATTCAGATCGTAGTTTCATTCAAAGAGGGTCAGGAAGACATGCCGATTCAGCAAATGATGCTGACACAGAAGCTTACATACAGCGACTATAACGGCAATGTAAAAGTTGAATTGCCGGAAGCAGCCAAGAATGCAAAAGAAATGCCTGTACCTGAAGAAGCAGAGAAGAAATAA